In Effusibacillus pohliae DSM 22757, a single genomic region encodes these proteins:
- the tatC gene encoding twin-arginine translocase subunit TatC: protein MDKEQHLVEHLAELRKRLVITLLAFVLFLAVSFAFVGDILRFLQHAAPPGATMVVLGPAEVLRVYMIVAGVAAIGMTIPVLLYQAWKFVAPGLTETERKVTAGFIPVITFVFFAGLAFGYFFIFPTVYGFFVTLGSQHFTVMQNAANYLSFMANIVVPFGFIFELPILVLFLTRLGILTPEFLAKNRKYAYFVLTVAGVVLSPPEPVSDIITTLPLILLYEIGVTLSRIAYKKRLKRLQASGLAD, encoded by the coding sequence ATGGATAAAGAACAACATCTGGTCGAGCATCTGGCGGAACTGCGCAAGCGGTTGGTCATCACGCTGCTTGCGTTCGTTCTGTTTCTAGCCGTTTCATTTGCGTTCGTCGGGGACATTCTGCGATTCTTGCAGCACGCGGCCCCGCCGGGGGCGACCATGGTGGTGCTGGGTCCGGCGGAAGTGCTGCGCGTGTATATGATTGTGGCGGGGGTGGCGGCGATCGGCATGACGATTCCGGTCCTGCTGTACCAGGCGTGGAAGTTTGTGGCACCCGGTCTGACTGAGACGGAACGAAAGGTGACGGCCGGCTTTATTCCGGTGATCACCTTTGTTTTCTTTGCTGGCCTGGCATTTGGCTATTTTTTCATCTTTCCGACCGTCTACGGTTTTTTTGTTACACTGGGGTCGCAACACTTTACCGTGATGCAGAATGCGGCCAATTATTTATCGTTCATGGCGAATATCGTCGTCCCGTTCGGCTTTATTTTTGAGCTGCCAATTCTCGTGCTGTTTCTGACAAGGCTGGGGATTTTGACGCCCGAGTTCCTGGCGAAAAACCGGAAATACGCTTACTTTGTCTTGACGGTGGCGGGCGTCGTGCTGTCGCCGCCGGAACCGGTGAGCGACATCATCACCACACTGCCGTTGATTTTGCTGTATGAAATCGGTGTCACGCTGTCCCGCATCGCCTACAAGAAACGATTGAAGCGGCTGCAGGCGAGCGGATTGGCCGACTGA
- a CDS encoding HAD family hydrolase: protein MIKAVVFDFDGLIFDTETHEYRVLQEIYGEYGAELPLDVWGQCVGTHANFFDAYAYLESCTGKPVDREVLGKRRLEMFEERVQTETALPGVENYLAAAKRLGLKIGLASSSSRQWVTRWLTKLNLIDYFECIRTSDDVEHVKPDPALYLRALECLGVEPWQAIAFEDSPNGALAAKRAGMHVVIVPNFVTRSLPFGEHDLRLDSLAELELEQVIERLEK from the coding sequence TTGATCAAAGCGGTTGTGTTCGATTTTGACGGGTTGATTTTCGATACGGAGACACATGAATACCGGGTGTTGCAAGAAATTTACGGGGAGTACGGGGCGGAACTTCCGCTCGACGTGTGGGGGCAGTGTGTCGGTACGCATGCCAATTTTTTCGATGCGTATGCGTATCTGGAATCCTGCACCGGCAAGCCGGTCGATCGGGAGGTGCTCGGCAAGCGGCGGCTGGAGATGTTTGAAGAGCGGGTGCAAACCGAAACGGCGCTGCCGGGTGTGGAGAACTACCTGGCGGCGGCCAAACGGCTCGGGTTAAAAATCGGCCTCGCGTCCAGTTCGAGCCGGCAATGGGTGACCCGCTGGCTGACGAAGTTGAACCTGATCGACTATTTTGAGTGCATCCGTACATCGGATGATGTGGAGCATGTGAAACCGGATCCTGCCTTGTACCTGCGGGCGTTGGAGTGCCTGGGCGTAGAACCGTGGCAGGCGATCGCCTTTGAGGATTCGCCAAACGGTGCGCTGGCGGCCAAGCGGGCCGGCATGCACGTGGTGATCGTGCCCAATTTTGTGACGCGGTCGCTTCCATTCGGCGAGCACGATCTGCGTCTCGATTCGCTGGCGGAGCTGGAACTGGAGCAGGTCATCGAACGCTTGGAGAAATAA
- the mobB gene encoding molybdopterin-guanine dinucleotide biosynthesis protein B: MSGSKPPVPAFAVVGYKNTGKTTLVCKLVAELKRRGYRVGTLKHDAHDFQLDYEGTDTFKHRQAGADMVAIASSGKWAVQAWSTGSPSLEGMLSRLDAVDLVIVEGYKQGNLPKIVMADRDGAIFCNERLENVKAVAAAGGEAPLAPASVEVYDRNDIVSFVQLILRTFALEQEERDG, encoded by the coding sequence ATGAGCGGGAGCAAACCGCCCGTTCCCGCGTTTGCGGTGGTCGGCTATAAAAACACCGGCAAAACCACTCTGGTGTGCAAACTGGTGGCCGAACTGAAACGGCGGGGATACCGCGTCGGAACGTTAAAGCATGATGCGCACGATTTTCAGCTCGATTATGAGGGAACGGACACGTTCAAACACCGGCAGGCGGGGGCGGACATGGTGGCGATCGCAAGCTCCGGAAAATGGGCGGTTCAGGCCTGGTCCACGGGCTCCCCGTCATTGGAAGGCATGTTGAGCCGGTTGGATGCCGTCGACCTGGTAATTGTCGAAGGGTACAAGCAAGGCAACCTTCCGAAAATCGTGATGGCGGATCGGGATGGTGCGATTTTTTGCAACGAACGGCTGGAAAATGTGAAGGCGGTGGCGGCCGCTGGCGGCGAGGCGCCGCTTGCCCCTGCTTCTGTCGAAGTGTATGATAGAAATGATATCGTTTCATTCGTTCAACTGATTTTACGCACGTTTGCCCTGGAGCAGGAGGAGCGCGATGGATAA